The window GGCACCGGCCAGATCGCCAGCGAAGGCACCGACCTTGCCTTCACGGACCCGCTTACGGGTCTGGGCAATTTGCGCCGATTCTTCGACAAGGTGGACCGGCTGATCGTGGATCGAGCCGAGGACCCCGCTCCGTTCGCCGTCGGCATTCTCGATCTTGACGGTTTCAAGCCGATCAACGATTTGTTTGGCCGCAGGGCGGGCGACAACATCCTGCTGCAGGTCGCCATGCGCCTGAAGGCGTCGATGGACCACCACTCGACCGTGGCGCGTGTCGGTGCCGACGAGTTCGCCTTTCTCTATCCGATGGTCTTCAGCGAGGACGCCGCGCACCAGCGCGCGCTGATGCTGATCGAAATTCTCTCCGCGCCTTACGATGTCGGCGACCGCACCGCCCGGCTCTCGGCCTCGGTCGGCTGCTCGCTGTTCTATTCCGGCGAGGAGAACACCGAGACGCTGGTCAGCAAGGCGGAAACCGCGCTCTATCACGCCAAACGCTCGGGCCGTGGCAAGGTCGTGGTCTACACCCGCGAGATGGAGGAAGCCGCCAAGCGCATGACGCGCATCGAGCAGGCGCTGCGCCGCGCGGTGGCGGCAGGCGAGGTGGAGCCGCATTTCCAGCCGATCGTCGATCTCAAGTCGCGACAGGTCATCGGGTTCGAGGCGCTGGCGCGCTGGACCGATCCGGACCTCGGGCCGGTCTCGCCCGCCGTATTCATTCCGATCGCGGAAGAGCGCGGCATTATCGGTCCGCTGTCGCAGCTCCTGCTGTCCAAGGCGACGCAGACCGCCCGCAACTGGCCCGACGAGCTCTTTTTGTCGTTCAACCTGTCGCCGTCGCAACTGGTCGACCAGAACACCGGCCAGCAGATCCTGGCGATTCTGGAGCGTACGGGCTTCGATCCGAGACGTCTCGAAATCGAGATCACCGAAACCGGCCTGATGTCCGATCCGCAATCTGCGGAAAAGATCGTCAACGATCTGCGCGGTGTCGGCATTCGCGTCGCGCTGGACGATTTCGGCACCGGCCAGTCATCGCTGGGGCGGCTGCGCGAGTTCCATTTCGACAAGCTGAAGATCGATCGCGCCTTCGTCTCGTCGATCCTCGAGGATCGGCCGTCCGAACACATCATCCGCGCCATTCTGGCGATGTGCGAGGGCCTGGGCATGGATGTGGTCGCGGAGGGCATCGAGGAAGAGGCGCAGGCTGCGCGTCTCGTCCAGTTCGGATGCGGCGGCGGGCAGGGCTATCTGTTCGGGCGACCATCGGACGCCGACGCCACGATGGGCTACCTGCGCGACGCCTATCGTGCGATGGCGATGGCCGACTGATCGACACGCGATCTTGCGGGACGTGTGCACCTGCCTCAAAATCACCAGACCGGGACAGCCCGGACCGCGGGGGACAAGCGATGGACGATACAGCGGCTTCTGTGTTCTCGGATCACGTCTGCCAGCTTGGCGAGGGACCGACCTACGATCCTGCGACAGACACGGCATACTGGTTCGATATTCGCGGCAAGACGCTGCTCTCAAAACGCTGGCCCGACGGCGAGACCGTCGTCCACGAACTGCCCGAGATGGCAAGCGCACTGGCGGTGATCGATGAGGGGAGACACGCGCTTTTCACCGAGACCGGACTCCATGTGCGTGACGTGCAGACAGGCACGCTCAGTGTTCTCCACCCCATCGAGGCCGACAATGCCCTGACGCGCTCGAACGATGCGCGCGTTCATCCCTCCGGCGCCTTCTGGCTCGGTACCATGGGCAAGGGCACGCAAGTCGGCGCGGGTTCTATCTATTGGTACCGCGAGGGCGAGCTTCGCCGCCTCTATCCCGGAATCACGATCCCCAATTCGATCTGCTTTTCGCCCGACGGCACCGTCGCCTATTTCGCCGACACGCATCTGAACCGTCTGATGCGCGTGGCGTGCGATCCACAGACCGGGTTGCCGGTGGGTGAGCCGGCTGTCTTCCTCGACCATGCCGGTATCGCTGGCGGCATCGACGGCTCGGTCACCGATGCGGAGGGCCTAATCTGGAACGCGCGTTGGGGATCGGGCGCGGTCGATTGCTACCATCCGGACGGGCGCAGGCTGCGGAGCATCGACATCCCGGCGCGGCAGAGTTCGTGTCCGGCCTTCGTTGGCCCCAAAGCTGAGCGGATGATCGTCACCTCGGCCTGGCAGGGCATGGATGAGGCGGCGCGCAAGACCGACCCTCTGGCGGGTAGGACCTTCCTGATCGATCTGCCGATGAAGGGCCGTCACGATCCCAAGCTGGCGCTATAGCGCAAGCGTCGATCAGCTCGTGCTCGTCATGCAGATCTTGGTGTGGCCGGATTTGATGAAACCCAGCTTCTGGGCGGCGGCCTTGGACAGGTCGATGACGCGACCCTTGATGAATGGTCCGCGATCGTTGATCCGCACCACGACGGACTTGCCGTTACGCTGATTGGTGACGATCATTTTGGAGCCGAAGGGCAGGGAACGATGAGCGGCGGTCATGGCCGCGGGGTTCATCCGTTCGCCAGACGCGGTCTTCGAGGTGAGCGCATACCAGGACGCGCTGCCGCATTGTGCGGAGGCCGGCATGGCCGAGAGGGTGAGGATGGTGGCTGCTGCTGCGTAGGGCAGGGCTTTTGCGATCATTCGGGGTGGTTCCATAGCCGTTAACGTTAAATGTGGCGCTAGGTAGGGAATCGGGCGAGGGCGCGACCTAATCCGCAACGCGCGGACACTTATGGAATCATGCTGAAACATAAGACCGCCACGGCCGGAGCCTGTTCTGACCCGGGCCTGCATGCGTCCGGGTGGGAACGAATGGGCGTGCGAGTGGTTACGCAAACGGGGCAAACCACGAGGACGGACCTATGAAGTATCTCGCCGCTGCATTGCTTATCTCCACCGCATCCCTCGCAAACGCGCAGGAAACGGGGACCGCCGGCGCGACATTCATCGACGCGGCCGGTGCCGAAGTCGGCAGCGCGGAGCTGACGGGAACGCCGACGGGGGTGCTGATCGCGCTGGAGGTGTCGGGCTTGCCCGCAGGGCAGTGGGTTGCATTCCACGTTCACGAGACGGGAAACTGCGATCACGAAACGGGTCATGAATCGGCAGGCGGCCATTTCAATCCGGGCGGCAAAGAGCACGGTTTCATGGCCGAGAACGGGCCGCACGCCGGGGACATGCCCAACCAATATGTCGGTGCCGACGGCATATTGCGCGCCCAGGTGTTCAATACGAGCGTGACGCTCGGCAGCGGCGACGCCGATATTGCCGGTCGCGCGCTGATGATCCATGCCGGCGCGGACGACAACGTCACGCAGCCGACGGGTGACGCGGGAGACCGGCTCGCCTGCGCAGTCATCGAGTAGGCGCGTCAAAACGCGGCGCAATTCCAGCCTGGCCGCGGATGGATCGCTGCCTTCGTTTGGGATAGTCTTGTGCGCGGAGAGGCTGAGGAATGGAACCGACGGCAACGCCGACCCCATATTGCGGGCCAGCACCCGCACCAGAAGCGCTGCTTTACGCATGGAATTTTGACGTCGTCGCGATTGCGCTTTGTGCGGCACTCGCCGTCACACATTTTCTCCGCCAGGATCGGGGCGGTGGCGTGCCGCTGGCGTCGGCCATCGTGTTGATCCTCGTGCTCTTCCTCTCGCCGCTCTGCGCGCTGACGACAGCGCTGTTCTCGGCGCGCGTCGCACACCACGTCGTGCTCATCGCCATCGTCGCGCCCATGCTTGCGCTGGCATTTCCGGAGCGTGAGAGAAGTGCGACACGGCGCATTCCGCTTGCCTGGCTGGTGGTCGCGCATACAGCTATCGTCTGGCTCTGGCATGCGCCCGCGCTCTACGCGGTCGGGGTTTCGGGCGCGTTTGCCTACTGGGCGATGCAGCTCAGCCTTCTGGGAAGCGCGGTTCTCATGTGGCGACGCCTGCTTGCTCCTGGCCTTGCCATGGGCAGCGCGCTGTTCGCATATCTGGCGACGATCGTTCAGATGGGCATGCTCGGCGCGTTGCTCACATTCGCCGACCGCCCGCTCTACGAACTCCATCTCACCACCACGCTGCCCTACGGCCTGACACCGGTGGCAGACCAGCAGCTCGCAGGCCTCGTCATGTGGGTTCCGGCAGCACTTCCCTATCTCCTCGCGGCGCTGCTGCTTGTTGCCCGGCGGTTCGACCGCACCGACGATGCGACCGGCGCGGCACGGGCTGCGCGCTGATGCTGTGGATCAAGCTTCTCCACGTGGCTACGATTTCCATCTGGAGCGCCGGGCTGATCTGTCTGCCGGGCCTCTATGTGCAGCGCACGCATGTTCCCGACGACGAGTCCCTTCATCGCCTGCAGGGCATGGTGCGGTTCCTCTATGTGGCAATCGTGTCGCCTGCGGCCTTCATCGCGGTCGGGTCGGGCACGGCACTGATCTTCCCGCGCGAGGCGTGGGTGCCATGGTTTTCGGTGAAGCTCGTCTTCGTGGGCGCGATGGTCGTGATCCATATCCTGACGGGACTGGTGATCATCAAGCTGTTCGAGAAGGGAAACCTCTACCCGGTGTGGCGCTTCATCGCCGTCACCGCTGCCACGGTGCTTGTCGTGGCGATGGTGCTGACGATCGTGCTTGCAAAGCCGGACGTGCCAAACCTGTTGCCGGATGCGATGTCGGAGCCGGGCGCGCTCAGCCGGATCGTTCTCGATCTCAATCCTTTTCGGAAATGATGAGGCCGATGCCGTGATCGAAGACGAGCTTGCCGCCATGCCAGCCCGCCAGCCCCGTGAAGATCGTCGCGAGGATCGACAGCATGAGGCCGTGCGGCAGCACCAGGCTGTCGTCGGACAGCCGCAGGCCCCAGTTTGTGCCGGCGATCGAGATCAGCATTATCGCGGCGACGGCATGCGTCCAACTTGCCACGCGAATGCGGATGCCATGGACGAGCAGGAGTTCCGCGGTTCCCACGAGGCCCGCACCGACGCCGGCCGCGAAGGCGAAACCGGCGGACCACAGACCGACGCGCACCCAGAACGGATCGCCCGTCCACCAGTAGAAGACATCGACCCCGAGCGTCGCGATCACGAGCGCGATCGGGAAATGGACGCTCATAGCGTGCAGCGGGTGTCCCGCAACGGCGACAGCGGACGAAACGGTCTCCTCGACCACCTCTTCGATAACCGGATTGCCGCGGTCGCGTGTCTCGTTCATGCAAATTCCCCTTTGCCGGCATCAAGTGCCCGAGCGCCGGCATGGTTCCGTCCGCGTGCGACTTTCGCGTCTATGCCGCGCCGTCGCAAGGTCTTTCAGACGATGGCGGCCCTCGGCTCCGCGCTGGCGCTGTCGGCCTGCGCCGGGCCGCTTTCGACGCTTCAGCCGGAGGGGCCGTCCGCCCGCGGCGCGGCAATGCTGTGGTGGATCATGCTCGCAGGCAGCGCGGTGAT is drawn from Mesorhizobium sp. CAU 1732 and contains these coding sequences:
- a CDS encoding CopD family protein gives rise to the protein MLWIKLLHVATISIWSAGLICLPGLYVQRTHVPDDESLHRLQGMVRFLYVAIVSPAAFIAVGSGTALIFPREAWVPWFSVKLVFVGAMVVIHILTGLVIIKLFEKGNLYPVWRFIAVTAATVLVVAMVLTIVLAKPDVPNLLPDAMSEPGALSRIVLDLNPFRK
- a CDS encoding septal ring lytic transglycosylase RlpA family protein; the protein is MPASAQCGSASWYALTSKTASGERMNPAAMTAAHRSLPFGSKMIVTNQRNGKSVVVRINDRGPFIKGRVIDLSKAAAQKLGFIKSGHTKICMTSTS
- a CDS encoding cytochrome c oxidase assembly protein, whose translation is MEPTATPTPYCGPAPAPEALLYAWNFDVVAIALCAALAVTHFLRQDRGGGVPLASAIVLILVLFLSPLCALTTALFSARVAHHVVLIAIVAPMLALAFPERERSATRRIPLAWLVVAHTAIVWLWHAPALYAVGVSGAFAYWAMQLSLLGSAVLMWRRLLAPGLAMGSALFAYLATIVQMGMLGALLTFADRPLYELHLTTTLPYGLTPVADQQLAGLVMWVPAALPYLLAALLLVARRFDRTDDATGAARAAR
- a CDS encoding superoxide dismutase family protein, producing MKYLAAALLISTASLANAQETGTAGATFIDAAGAEVGSAELTGTPTGVLIALEVSGLPAGQWVAFHVHETGNCDHETGHESAGGHFNPGGKEHGFMAENGPHAGDMPNQYVGADGILRAQVFNTSVTLGSGDADIAGRALMIHAGADDNVTQPTGDAGDRLACAVIE
- a CDS encoding EAL domain-containing protein, yielding MPNLSGTGQIASEGTDLAFTDPLTGLGNLRRFFDKVDRLIVDRAEDPAPFAVGILDLDGFKPINDLFGRRAGDNILLQVAMRLKASMDHHSTVARVGADEFAFLYPMVFSEDAAHQRALMLIEILSAPYDVGDRTARLSASVGCSLFYSGEENTETLVSKAETALYHAKRSGRGKVVVYTREMEEAAKRMTRIEQALRRAVAAGEVEPHFQPIVDLKSRQVIGFEALARWTDPDLGPVSPAVFIPIAEERGIIGPLSQLLLSKATQTARNWPDELFLSFNLSPSQLVDQNTGQQILAILERTGFDPRRLEIEITETGLMSDPQSAEKIVNDLRGVGIRVALDDFGTGQSSLGRLREFHFDKLKIDRAFVSSILEDRPSEHIIRAILAMCEGLGMDVVAEGIEEEAQAARLVQFGCGGGQGYLFGRPSDADATMGYLRDAYRAMAMAD
- a CDS encoding SMP-30/gluconolactonase/LRE family protein, whose amino-acid sequence is MDDTAASVFSDHVCQLGEGPTYDPATDTAYWFDIRGKTLLSKRWPDGETVVHELPEMASALAVIDEGRHALFTETGLHVRDVQTGTLSVLHPIEADNALTRSNDARVHPSGAFWLGTMGKGTQVGAGSIYWYREGELRRLYPGITIPNSICFSPDGTVAYFADTHLNRLMRVACDPQTGLPVGEPAVFLDHAGIAGGIDGSVTDAEGLIWNARWGSGAVDCYHPDGRRLRSIDIPARQSSCPAFVGPKAERMIVTSAWQGMDEAARKTDPLAGRTFLIDLPMKGRHDPKLAL
- a CDS encoding DUF2231 domain-containing protein encodes the protein MNETRDRGNPVIEEVVEETVSSAVAVAGHPLHAMSVHFPIALVIATLGVDVFYWWTGDPFWVRVGLWSAGFAFAAGVGAGLVGTAELLLVHGIRIRVASWTHAVAAIMLISIAGTNWGLRLSDDSLVLPHGLMLSILATIFTGLAGWHGGKLVFDHGIGLIISEKD